Part of the Acidobacteriota bacterium genome is shown below.
CGCTGGCCCCGCCCGAGCGCTTCTGGGTCATCACCAACGACGACCTCAGCGAGATCATCGCCGGCCAGCTCAAAGGCGTGGACCGCAAGCAGATCATCGCCGAGCCCGCGCCGCGCAACACCGCGCCCGCCATCGGACTCGCCGCCTTCATCCTCGAGCGCATCGACCCGCGCGCCGTCATCGGCATGTTTCCCGCCGACCACGTCATCGCAGACGAGAAAAAGTTTCGCAAGACGGTCGCCCGCGCCGCCGAACTCGCCGCCGCCGGCGACAACATCGTCGTCATCGGCGTCACGCCCACGCGTCCCGAGACCGGCTACGGATACATCGAGGCCGGCGAGAAACACAAAGGCGTCCTGCGCGTGAAACGCTTCACCGAGAAGCCCGCGCTCGAGAAGGCGGAGGAGTTCGTCGCTGCCGGCAACTATTTCTGGAACTCCGGCGTCTTCATCTGGGGCGCGCGCACCCTCGCCAACGCGCTGCGCGAACACCTGTCGGAATCCTCGCCCTACCTCCAGCAGATCGCCGATGCGTGGGGAACGAAAAAGTTCGATAGCACTTTTGCCAAGCTCTATCCCAAGTGCGAGAACATCAGCGTGGACTACGCCGTGCTCGAGCCACGCTCCGCCAAGGGCGAGCACTCCTCGAATCTCTACTGCCTCCCGGCGGATTTCGGTTGGAACGACCTTGGCTCATGGGCCGCGCTCTACGAGCATCACGCCCGTGATGGTAAGGGCTCGAACGTGATCGAATCCAAGAGCGGGCTCGCGCTCGATGCCGAGGGCAACTACATCTACGCGCCCAAAAAGTTCGTGGCCGCCGTCGGGGTAAAAGGCGTGGTCGTGGTCGAGACCGACGACGCCTTGCTTGTCACCACCCGCGAGCGTTCGCAAGATGTTGGCAAGCTGGTGAAGGAACTAGAAC
Proteins encoded:
- a CDS encoding sugar phosphate nucleotidyltransferase; protein product: MARVPPLYPVIVAGGRGTRFWPRSRKKLAKQVLALDGDTTMIQQTVVRLAPLAPPERFWVITNDDLSEIIAGQLKGVDRKQIIAEPAPRNTAPAIGLAAFILERIDPRAVIGMFPADHVIADEKKFRKTVARAAELAAAGDNIVVIGVTPTRPETGYGYIEAGEKHKGVLRVKRFTEKPALEKAEEFVAAGNYFWNSGVFIWGARTLANALREHLSESSPYLQQIADAWGTKKFDSTFAKLYPKCENISVDYAVLEPRSAKGEHSSNLYCLPADFGWNDLGSWAALYEHHARDGKGSNVIESKSGLALDAEGNYIYAPKKFVAAVGVKGVVVVETDDALLVTTRERSQDVGKLVKELERKKLDRLL